Proteins co-encoded in one Aquipuribacter hungaricus genomic window:
- a CDS encoding DNA-formamidopyrimidine glycosylase family protein: MPELPEVESVRRGLAGLVVGARVADVAVLHPRLVRHLPGGPHAFAALL, encoded by the coding sequence GTGCCGGAGCTCCCCGAGGTCGAGAGCGTCCGCCGGGGCCTCGCGGGCCTCGTCGTCGGCGCCCGCGTCGCCGACGTCGCCGTGCTGCACCCCCGCCTGGTCCGCCACCTGCCCGGCGGGCCCCACGCCTTCGCCGCCCTGCT
- the rnc gene encoding ribonuclease III, with protein MSPQGLTHALVHRSFAYENGQVPTNERLEFLGDAVLQLAVTEELYRRHPEADEGLLSRMRIAVVSRPALALVARALGVGPAMLLGRGEEMTGGRDRDSLLADTVEALIGVVHVERGPEASRDLVLRITAPLLDAAPGEGVDHDHKTVLQVLAAERGLLPPVYELTRTGPAHDPEFSAVVVLAAAEHGTADVDGDAARVEGRGTGRSKKLAEQAAAAAVVQALRAAAG; from the coding sequence GTGTCCCCCCAGGGGCTCACCCATGCCCTCGTGCACCGCTCGTTCGCCTACGAGAACGGGCAGGTCCCGACCAACGAGCGCCTGGAGTTCCTCGGCGACGCCGTGCTCCAGCTCGCGGTCACCGAGGAGCTGTACCGCCGGCACCCCGAGGCCGACGAGGGCCTGCTGTCCCGGATGCGTATCGCGGTGGTCAGCCGGCCGGCGCTCGCCCTGGTCGCCCGCGCCCTCGGCGTGGGGCCGGCGATGCTGCTGGGCCGCGGCGAGGAGATGACCGGCGGGCGAGACCGCGACTCGCTGCTCGCGGACACCGTCGAGGCGCTCATCGGCGTGGTCCACGTCGAGCGCGGCCCCGAGGCGTCCCGCGACCTCGTCCTCCGCATCACCGCGCCCCTGCTGGACGCCGCGCCCGGCGAGGGCGTCGACCACGACCACAAGACCGTCCTGCAGGTGCTCGCCGCCGAGCGCGGGCTGCTCCCGCCGGTCTACGAGCTCACCCGCACCGGCCCCGCCCACGACCCGGAGTTCTCCGCCGTCGTCGTCCTGGCCGCGGCCGAGCACGGCACCGCCGACGTCGACGGCGACGCCGCCCGCGTCGAGGGCCGGGGCACCGGGCGCAGCAAGAAGCTCGCCGAGCAGGCCGCGGCGGCCGCCGTCGTCCAGGCCCTGCGCGCCGCGGCAGGCTGA
- the rpmF gene encoding 50S ribosomal protein L32 → MAVPKRKMSRSNTRSRRANWKAAPITLTTCPQCRAVRRPHMACPTCGAYDQRRYTEALRTDREQA, encoded by the coding sequence ATGGCCGTCCCGAAGCGGAAGATGTCCCGCAGCAACACCCGGTCCCGTCGGGCCAACTGGAAGGCGGCCCCGATCACGCTGACCACGTGCCCGCAGTGCCGCGCCGTCCGCCGCCCCCACATGGCGTGCCCGACGTGCGGTGCCTACGACCAGCGCCGCTACACCGAGGCCCTGCGCACGGACCGCGAGCAGGCCTGA
- a CDS encoding YceD family protein, giving the protein MTPTVRQARLDPRAPLVIDTHELGRRPGTMLSFQRDVPAPEDLGNGVIGVSPGSPLSLDLRLEAVMEGVLVTGTVVATATGECVRCLDPVTEGVEVDVQELFLHAAPEEADPDADALPLMDVDLLDLEPTVRDALVPALPFQPVCDPDCPGLCSRCGARLLDDPDHSHEDNDPRWAALAGLTDQLAQADARSGNGTATAADPAGTKEETN; this is encoded by the coding sequence GTGACCCCGACGGTGCGGCAGGCGCGGCTCGACCCGCGCGCGCCGCTGGTGATCGACACGCACGAGCTCGGCCGCCGGCCGGGGACGATGCTGTCGTTCCAGCGCGACGTCCCCGCCCCGGAGGACCTGGGCAACGGGGTCATCGGCGTGAGCCCCGGCTCGCCGCTGTCGCTGGACCTGCGCCTGGAGGCCGTCATGGAGGGCGTCCTGGTGACCGGGACCGTCGTCGCCACGGCGACCGGGGAGTGCGTGCGCTGCCTGGACCCCGTCACCGAGGGCGTCGAGGTCGACGTGCAGGAGCTGTTCCTGCACGCCGCGCCCGAGGAGGCCGACCCCGACGCGGACGCCCTCCCGCTGATGGACGTGGACCTGCTCGACCTGGAGCCCACCGTCCGCGACGCCCTGGTGCCGGCCCTGCCGTTCCAGCCGGTGTGCGACCCGGACTGCCCCGGACTGTGCTCGCGCTGCGGCGCGCGCCTGCTCGACGACCCCGACCACTCGCACGAGGACAACGACCCGCGCTGGGCCGCCCTCGCCGGGTTGACCGACCAGCTGGCCCAGGCAGACGCCCGGTCCGGCAACGGGACGGCGACCGCCGCCGACCCCGCTGGCACGAAGGAAGAGACGAACTGA
- the coaD gene encoding pantetheine-phosphate adenylyltransferase translates to MTAPATGPQDAPRLAVCPGSYDPVTLGHVDVIARAAVLFPAVVAAVVHNPGKAGLFPTDERAELLRQVLAEDPRTAGVRVDVVAGGLLVDYCREVGAVAVVKGLRGGTDFAYELPMALMNRHLTGLETVFLPGAPRYEHISSSLVKEVARHGGDVSDLVPPLVLGPMARRLAG, encoded by the coding sequence CGCCTGGCCGTCTGCCCCGGTAGCTACGACCCCGTGACCCTCGGCCACGTGGACGTCATCGCGCGGGCGGCCGTGCTCTTCCCCGCCGTCGTCGCCGCCGTCGTCCACAACCCGGGCAAGGCGGGGCTGTTCCCCACAGACGAGCGCGCGGAGCTGCTCCGCCAGGTGCTGGCCGAGGACCCGCGCACCGCCGGCGTCCGGGTGGACGTCGTCGCCGGGGGCCTGCTCGTGGACTACTGCCGAGAGGTCGGCGCCGTCGCGGTCGTCAAGGGCCTGCGCGGGGGGACCGACTTCGCCTACGAGCTGCCGATGGCGCTGATGAACCGGCACCTCACGGGGCTGGAGACGGTGTTCCTGCCCGGCGCACCCCGCTACGAGCACATCTCGTCCTCGCTGGTGAAGGAGGTCGCCCGCCACGGCGGCGACGTCTCCGACCTGGTGCCGCCGCTGGTGCTCGGGCCGATGGCGCGCCGCCTGGCCGGCTGA